In Flavobacteriales bacterium, a genomic segment contains:
- a CDS encoding acyl carrier protein codes for MSDIKSRVIAIIVDKLGVDEAEVTEAASFTNDLGADSLDTVELIMEFEKEFNIAIPDDQAEKIATVGDAITYIQNNAK; via the coding sequence ATGTCTGACATCAAGTCAAGAGTAATCGCAATCATCGTTGATAAATTAGGTGTTGACGAGGCGGAAGTAACTGAAGCTGCAAGTTTCACAAATGATCTTGGAGCCGATTCATTAGACACCGTTGAGCTTATCATGGAGTTTGAAAAGGAATTCAATATTGCGATTCCGGACGATCAGGCTGAAAAGATCGCCACTGTAGGTGATGCTATCACTTACATTCAGAACAACGCGAAGTAA